Proteins from a single region of Fundulus heteroclitus isolate FHET01 chromosome 12, MU-UCD_Fhet_4.1, whole genome shotgun sequence:
- the taok3a gene encoding serine/threonine-protein kinase TAO3 isoform X3, with product MLVRLAKVATMFGRKSSGGSYEKMRSEYYLDTENPFCPQVTKQIHEHEQESELREQMSGYKRMRRQHQKQLIALENKLKAEMDEHRLKLQKEVETQANNAYIELEKLAKRHTVQTEKEMKTALADEKKFQQQIVAQQKKELTTFLDNQKKQYKLCKEKIKEEMNEDHSTPKKEKQERLSKHKENMQHSQAEEEAHLLAQQRVFYERNCRAFKRKVMIKRHDVEQEQIREELNKKKTQKEMEHAMLIRQDESTQELEQRQLKTLQKLRMDLIRLQHQTELENQIEYNNRRERELHRKHVLELRQQPKNLKVLELQIKKQFQDTCKVQTKQYKALRHHQMEVTPKAEHKTVLKALKDEQTRKLAILAEQYEQSINEMMASQALRLDEAQEAECQALRQQLQQEMELLNAYQSKIKMQTEAQHEREQQKLEQKVSLRRAHLEQKIEEELGSLQKERTDRIKHLLDRQEREIDSFDVESMRQGFNNLGTLDFPKDDYR from the exons ATGCTGGTGCGCTTGGCTAAAGTCGCCACCATGTTTGGCCGGAAGAGTTCGGGTGGAAGTTATGAGAAGATGCGAAGTGAATACTACCTAGATACGGAGAACCCGTTCTGTCCTCAG GTGACCAAACAGATCCACGAGCATGAGCAGGAGAGTGAACTGCGGGAGCAGATGTCGGGCTACAAGCGCATGCGACGGCAACACCAGAAGCAGCTGATCGCCCTGGAGAACAAGCTGAAGGCCGAGATGGACGAGCACCGGCTCAAACTGCAGAAGGAGGTGGAGACGCAGGCCAACAATGCCTACATCGAGCTGGAGAAGTTGGCAAAGCGCCACACAGTGCAAACTGAGAAGGAG ATGAAGACGGCGCTCGCGGACGAGAAGAAGTTCCAGCAGCAGATCGTGGCCCAGCAGAAAAAGGAGCTGACCACCTTTCTGGATAATCAGAAGAAGCAGTACAAACTCTGCAAGGAGAAGATTAAGGAG GAGATGAATGAGGACCACAGTACACCCAAGAAGGAGAAGCAGGAGCGTCTGTCCAAGCACAAAGAGAACATGCAACATTCCCAGGCCGAAGAGGAGGCCCATCTTCTGGCCCAGCAGAGGGTTTTCTATGAAAGGAACTGCCGCGCCTTCAAGCGCAAAGTCATGATTAAAAGACACGACGTGGAGCAGGAGCAGATCCGTGAG gagttaaataagaaaaagaccCAAAAGGAGATGGAGCACGCCATGCTGATCCGCCAAGATGAGTCCACCCAGGAGCTGGAGCAGCGGCAGCTGAAGACCCTGCAGAAGCTGCGGATGGACCTGATCCGCCTGCAGCACCAGACCGAGCTGGAGAACCAGATCGAGTACAACAACAGACGGGAGCGGGAACTCCACCGCAAACATGTGTTGGAGCTCCGGCAGCAGCCCAAGAACCTCAAA GTGTTGGAGCTTCAGATCAAGAAGCAGTTCCAGGACACGTGTAAGGTGCAGACCAAGCAGTACAAGGCCCTCCGCCACCACCAGATGGAGGTCACGCCCAAGGCGGAGCACAAAACGGTGCTCAAGGCCCTGAAGGATGAGCAGACGCGCAAGCTGGCCATCCTGGCTGAGCAGTACGAGCAAAGCATCAATGAGATGATGGCCTCTCAGGCG CTGCGTCTGGACGAGGCCCAGGAAGCCGAGTGCCAGGCCCTgaggcagcagctgcagcaggagaTGGAGCTGCTCAATGCCTACCAGAGCAAGATCAAGATGCAGACCGAAGCGCAGCACGAGCGCGAGCAGCAGAAGCTCGAGCAGAAGGTGTCGCTGCGCCGGGCTCACTTGGAACAAAAG ATTGAAGAGGAGCTGGGTTCCCTTCAGAAGGAGCGAACCGACCGCATTAAGCACCTGCTGGATCGCcaggagcgggagatcgacagctTCGACGTGGAGAGCATGCGGCAGGGCTTTAACAACCTGGGTACCTTAGACTTTCCTAAGGACGACTACAGATGA